In a genomic window of Babylonia areolata isolate BAREFJ2019XMU chromosome 3, ASM4173473v1, whole genome shotgun sequence:
- the LOC143280489 gene encoding DDB1- and CUL4-associated factor 15-like, giving the protein MAASVVKKLAAREVSGSFRKRTNQLPWKLFTKIPGRMCYKLNSLVPLAILDEGHVFLGFSKSGQFVLSYSLYLDAEEHTAYPIYVYKLQWWLFLPCRPLQLISEVRLFGDEDITQDLFIAYCEWPQDPDKIIIYGHSVPGANEDSCQCFLTITAHPSVGNCQHCHYPTKKPPCTSPRIQQCLLHSYCVHTKFDLAPPYPFFSPRVQLRVDGIVVLNTGDSLVALQVDTKLPLQSFDDAGRLSAKISDNESESGESANRTILGADLSILGTVTTYYTQEIADDRLSETSSQKRRQASGSSMCEISAIASDGEEENFYSPDFSENSDNDQADMCKGALEDKPQRVCEKCRNPLRGNLQCTCSSLLVVSGHRPALRTRNEGSANNSENVKNGHSGNGHYVSSHECLSPKSPKSPKSPKSSSGYPDSSRSPHSAHAGGLSDKNSAQLTLSDRDTQPIAHYSASGLHSPPTAVVQSPTFEVFAGKYVPSDSEDNPPCTSRLPSSQRSFFSSSSSQESGSRSQSSESVIVHTNHARTLTFSVRRFALANEELVDSPQPAEDEYDLAYRSILPVQVVWNKKPLNIIRTVKTDMSLITVLQMTFDIEHYMVEAIHNDADWGQRYIAFCNYDLQILDVCPDNQSVYGTVHTLIQAKETVETRSKPRSMVKLYQTNFTFSVNLCTGLYTTLHIAELTEADEQLLRGREWKPGSRECCLLRRKVAVPQSFFRSVHVLSNEAVFKGKSLNLLVAPHFYTAIML; this is encoded by the exons ATGGCGGCCAGTGTTGTGAAGAAACTGGCCGCAAGAGAG GTTAGTGGAAGTTTTAGGAAACGGACCAATCAGCTACCATGGAAACTGTTCACAAAGATACCTGGCAGAATGTGCTACAAATTGAACTCTCTGGTTCCTTTGGCTATTCTGGACGAAGG acATGTATTCCTTGGGTTCAGCAAGTCGGGTCAGTTTGTTCTGTCCTACTCACTGTATCTTGACGCGGAGGAGCACACAGCATATCCCATCTATGTGTACAAGTTGCAGTGGTGGTTGTTCCTGCCTTGTAGGCCTCTGCAGCTG atttCAGAGGTACGGTTGTTTGGAGATGAGGACATCACGCAGGATCTGTTTATAGCATATTGTGAATGGCCCCAAGATCCTGACAAAATTATCATCTATGGGCACAG TGTGCCTGGTGCAAATGAGGACTCTTGCCAGTGCTTTCTGACCATCACAGCTCATCCTTCAGTCGGTAACTGTCAGCACTGCCACTACCCCACCAAAAAAC CTCCTTGCACCAGCCCTCGTATTCAGCAGTGCCTTCTCCACAGCTACTGTGTTCATACAAAATTTGACCTTGCTCCACCAtaccctttcttttcccctcgtGTCCAGCTTCGTGTGGATGGCATTGTGGTTCTCAACACAGGAGACTCTCTTGTAGCTCTTCAGGTAGACACAAAACTACCTCTCCAAAGTTTTGATGATGCTGGTCGCCTGTCTGCCAAAATCTCTGACAACGAAAGTGAAAGTGGAGAAAGCGCTAACAGAACTATACTGGGTGCAGACCTTTCCATTCTTGGCACTGTGACAACATACTACACTCAGGAAATAGCAGATGACAGATTGTCAGAAACATCCAGCCAAAAACGGCGCCAAGCTTCAGGGTCATCAATGTGTGAGATCTCAGCAATAGCTAGTGATGGTGAAGAGGAGAACTTTTATTCTCCGGATTTTTCAGAGAACAGTGATAATGACCAAGCAGATATGTGCAAAGGGGCACTGGAGGACAAACCGCAGCGCGTGTGTGAGAAGTGCCGGAATCCACTTCGAGGCAACTTACAGTGCACGTGTTCTTCTCTGTTGGTGGTCAGTGGGCATCGTCCAGCCTTGCGCACCAGGAACGAAGGCAGTGCCAACAATTCAGAAAATGTAAAGAATGGTCACAGTGGCAATGGCCACTATGTATCTAGTCACGAGTGCCTGTCGCCCAAGTCACCTAAGTCACCCAAGTCACCAAAGAGTTCCTCAGGGTATCCAGACAGTTCACGTAGTCCCCACAGTGCTCATGCTGGTGGATTATCTGACAAAAACTCTGCTCAGCTAACATTATCAGACAGAGACACTCAACCCATCGCTCATTATTCCGCCAGTGGGCTTCATTCTCCTCCCACAGCAGTTGTGCAGAGTCCCACCTTTGAAGTGTTTGCTGGCAAGTATGTGCCCAGTGATTCTGAGGACAATCCACCCTGTACGTCACGCTTGCCTTCTTCACAgcgctccttcttctcttcctcaagCAGCCAGGAGAGTGGCAGCCGATCTCAAAGTTCAGAGAGTGTTATTGTGCACACCAACCACGCACggacattgacattttctgtacGCAGGTTTGCCTTGGCCAATGAAGAGCTTGTAGATTCTCCACAACCAGCAGAAG ATGAGTATGACCTGGCCTACCGCAGCATTTTACCTGTTCAAGTGGTGTGGAACAAGAAACCACTCAACATCATCCGGACAGTCAAAACAGATATGTCTCTG ATCACTGTACTCCAAATGACGTTTGACATAGAGCACTACATGGTGGAAGCCATTCACAACGATGCAGACTGGGGACAACGCTACATTGCATTCTGTAACTATGATCTTCAGATCCTGGAT GTGTGTCCAGACAACCAGAGTGTGTATGGTACAGTGCACACGCTAATTCAAGCCAAGGAGACAGTGGAAACAAGAAGCAAACCAAG gAGCATGGTCAAGCTgtatcaaacaaacttcactttcTCTGTCAATCTTTGCACAG GTCTCTACACAACGCTTCACATTGCTGAGTTAACAGAGGCAGATGAACAGTTGTTGAGAGG GAGAGAATGGAAACCAGGGAGTCGAGAATGCTGCCTTCTGAGACGCAAAGTTGCTGTGCCACAGTCCTTCTTCCGCAGTGTTCATGTTCTGTCCAATGAGGCAGTGTTCAAAG GCAAATCCTTGAATCTTCTGGTGGCGCCACACTTCTACACTGCCATTATGTTGTGA